The region ACCCGGGTCGTCGCCCTGGACCAGGTCGACGTGGACATCGCGCGGGGGCAGTTCACCGCGATCATGGGCCCCTCGGGGTCCGGCAAGTCCACGCTGATGCACTGCCTCGCCGGACTCGACACCGTGACGAGTGGCCAGATCTACCTCGACGAGACCGAGATCACCGGGCTCAAGGACAAGAAGCTCACGCAGCTGCGCCGGGACCGCATCGGGTTCATCTTCCAGGCGTTCAACCTGCTGCCGACGCTGAACGCGATAGAGAACATCACGCTGCCGATGGACATCGCGGGCCGCAAGCCGAACAAGGGCTGGCTCGACCAGGTCGTGGAGACCGTCGGACTCGCCGACCGGCTCAAGCACCGGCCCAGCCAGCTCTCCGGCGGCCAGCAGCAGCGCGTCGCGGTGGCGCGGGCACTCGCCGCGCGGCCCGAGATCATCTTCGGGGACGAGCCGACCGGAAACCTCGACTCCCGGGCGGGCGCCGAGGTGCTGGGCTTCCTGCGCCGCTCGGTGGACGAGCTCGGCCAGACCATCGTGATCGTGACGCACGACCCGGTGGCGGCCTCGTACTCGGACCGCGTGCTGTACCTCGCCGACGGCCGGATCGTCGACGAGATGTACCAGCCGACGGCCGATCAGGTCCTCGACCGTATGAAGGACTTCGACGCGCGGGGGCGTACGTCATGACCGTCCTGAAGACCTCGATGCGCAACTTCTTCGCGCACAAGGGGCGGATGGCACTGTCGGCGGTCGCGGTGCTGCTGTCCGTGGCCTTCGTCTGCGGCACGCTGGTGTTCACCGACACCATGAACACGACGTTCGACAAGCTGTTCGCCGCCACCTCCTCCGACGTCACCGTCTCGCCGAAGGCGGCCAAGACCGACAGCACCCCGCAGAACGGCAGGCCCGACTCGCTGCCCGCCTCGGTCCTGGAGCGGACCAAGAAGACGGAGGGCGTCAAGTACGCCGAGGGCGCGGTCAGTTCGATGAACGTGACCGTCGTCAACAGCGCCAACAAGAACATGGGGTCGAGCACCGGGGCCCCGACGATCGCAGGTAACTGGACGCGCAACGACCTGCGTTCGATGGAGATCACCTCAGGTCGCGCCCCGCGCGGGCCGACCGAGACGATGGTCGACGCCGACACCGCCGACAAGCACCACCTCAAGCTCGGCGACGAACTGCGCACCATCGCCGTCACCGGTGACTTCAAGGCCCGGATCGTCGGCATCGCCACCTTCAAGGTGACCAACCCCGGTGCCGCCGTCGTCTACTTCGACACCGCCACCGCCCAGCGCGAACTGCTCGGCGCCACCGGCCGGTTCACCCACATCAACCTCTCCGCCGCCACCGGCGTCGCCAACGACACGCTCAAGCAGAACGTCATCTCCTCGATCGGCGCCGGCGCGTACAAGGTGCAGACGCAGAAGGAGTACGCCGACGAGAACCGCTCCGGCGTCGGCTCCTTCATGGACGTCATCAAGTACGCCATGCTCGGCTTCGCCGGGATCGCCTTCCTGGTCGGCATCTTCCTGATCATCAACACCTTCTCCATGCTGGTCGCCCAGCGCACCCGCGAGATCGGCCTGATGAGGGCGATCGGCTCGTCCCGCAAGCAGGTCAACCGGTCCGTCCTGGTCGAGGCGACCCTGCTCGGCGTCTTCGGCTCGATCCTCGGCGTCGGCGCGGGCGTCGGCCTCGCGGTCGGCCTGATGAAGCTCATGTCGGCGGCGGGCATGGACCTGTCCACCCGCGATCTGACGGTCAAGGCGACGACCCCGGTCATCGGACTCGTGCTCGGTGTCGTGGTCACCGTCCTCGCCGCCTACCTGCCCGCCCGCCGGGCCGGCAAGGTCTCCCCGATGGCCGCACTGCGCGACGCCGGCACACCGGCGGACGGCAAGGCCGGTCTCGTCCGCGGCATCATCGGCCTGGTCCTCACCGGCGCCGGAACCTTCGCGCTCTTCACGGCGGCCAATGCCGACAAGGCGAGCGACGGTTCGCTGGTGCTGGGCGCGGGAGTCGTCCTGACCCTGATCGGGTTCGTCATCATCGGCCCGCTGCTCGCGGGCGGTGTGGTCCGGGTCATCAGCGCGGTACTGCTGCGCTTCTTCGGCCCCGTCGGACGGATGGCGGAACGCAACGCGCTGCGCAACCCGCGCCGCACCGGAGCCACCGGCGCGGCCCTGATGATCGGCCTCGCCCTCGTCGCCTGCCTGTCGGTCGTCGGCTCGTCCATGGTCGCCTCCGCGACCGACGAACTCGACAAGACGGTCGGCACCGACTTCATCATCCAGGGCAACCAGCGGATCGTCCCGCAGGCGGCGAAGGCCATCGAGACGACGCCCGGCCTGGAACACGTCACGCACTACCGGGACATCGAGGCCGAGATCGTCGCCCCCGACGGATCCTCGGACAGCGACGGCGTCACGGCCGCCGACCCCACCTACGCACAGGACCTGCACCGCAAGACGACGGCCGGTGAACTGACCGCCGCCTACGGCAAGGACTCCATGTCCGTAGGCTCGAAGTTCGCCACCAAGCACCACGTCAAGCTCGGCGACACCCTGACCGTCGCCTTCAAGGGCGGCAGCACGGCGAAGCTCAAGGTCGCCGCGATCACCGACGACAACGTGGCCATCGACCAGGGCGCGCGGTACCTCAGCACCGAGACCATGCGCAAGTACCTCCCGGCCAACCGGATCCCGCCGGACCAGATCATGTTCGCCAGCGCCAAGAACGGCCAGGAGAAGCAGGCGTACGCGGCTCTGAAGAAGTCCATGGAGCAGTACCCGCAGTACCAGGTCCGCGACCAGAGCGACTACAAGCAGGAGCTCAAGGACCAGATCGGCCAGCTCCTGAACATGGTCTACGGCCTGCTCGCCCTCGCGATCGTCGTCGCCGTCCTCGGCGTGATCAACACCCTCGCCCTGTCGGTGGTGGAGCGGACACGCGAGATCGGCCTGATGCGTGCCATCGGGATGTCCCGCCGCCAGCTGCGCCGCATGATCCGCCTGGAGTCGGTCGTCATCGCCCTCTTCGGCGCGCTGCTCGGCCTCGGCCTGGGCATGGGCTGGGGCGCCACCGCCCAGAAGCTCCTCGCCCTGGAAGGCCTGAAGGTCCTGGAGATCCCCTGGCCGACCATCATCGGGGTCTTCATCGGCTCGGCGTTCGTGGGCCTGTTCGCCGCCTTGATCCCGGCGTTCAGGGCGGGCCGGATGAACGTACTGAACGCCATCGCCACCGACTAGCCGGCAGCAGCAGCCGCCGCAAAGCCACCGTATACGGGGGTTACGGGGGACGGGCCCGGCCCAGGAGGACATCACCTCCTGGGCCGGGCCCGCGGCCGTACGCGGTGCCTCAGGTGCGCCGCTCCAGCAGTACGTAGCCGTAGGCGGCGCCCACGACGTCGTACGCGGCACGGGGGTGCAGGCGGCCCGCGTACGCCTGGACGTCCTGGATCGAGTGGTCGGAGTCGTCGAGGGCGATGAAGTCCGGGGTGACGCCACCGGTGCCGCCCGTCCAGAAGACCCGGCAGCGTGCGACGAGCCGACTGCTCGGGCCGACGTTCGCCTCGACGCTCGCCCCGTCCGGGACTCGCGCCAGCAGCCGTTCGACGGCACTCACGCGCGCGGGCTTGCGATACGCGGCGGACTCGCCCAGCACGGACAGCGGGAGCGAGGTCGTCAGCGCGAGCGCGGCCGCGACGACGGCCGTGGGCAGGTGCAGCGCGTACGAGCGCAGCCACGGGCGCGGGCTCCAGCGGGCCCGGGAGAGCGCGTCGGCGAGGGCGAGGGAGAGGACCGGCATCAGGACGGCGCTGTAGTGCCAGTCCGTGCCCCAGTAGTGCGGGTCGGAGGAGAGGAAACGCCAGCCCAGGGTCGGCAGGGCGACCAGGAGGAGCGGGGAGCGCAGGGCGAGCAGACCGGTGGTGGGGATCAGCAGCCAGGCGAGGGTGCGGATTTTGGTGCCCAGGCCGTCGAGGGGATCACCGCCAGCCTTGTCCCAGTAGGGGTAGGTGTCCGCGGTGCTGAACGCCGGGATCACCACCATGAGGGTGAGCACCGCGGCCAGCACTCCGAGGGCGGCGCCCCCGAGCGCGCACAGGGCCGTACGCGGGGCGGCCTTCCGGGCCCGCCCCGCGACGACCAGGGCGATCGCGGCCAGGGTGAGCCCGAGGTCCTCCTTGACGAGGACCAACGGGAACGCCCACAGGAGGGTCGCGCGCCACCGTCGCTCCAGGACCGCTTCCAGGGCGAAGGCGATCAGCGGGACGGCGAAGCAGATCTCGTGGAAGTCGAAGTCGACGGCGCGCTGGATCCCCCACGACAGCCCGTACGCGAGGCCCAGCGCGAGTCCCCGGGAGCGGCCGAGGAGCCGGGCGGCGGCACGGGTGACCGGGACCGCGGACAGGGCCAGCAGCGCGGCCTGGGCGACGAGGAGGGTGACCGGGGTGGGGAAGAGGCGGTAGGCGGGCGCGATGAGGGCGGTGACCGGGCTGAAGTGGTCGCCGAGGAGGTTGCTGCCCGGGCCCTTGAGATCGGCGACGGGGGCGCGCAGGTGGGCGTAGGCGCGGACGGCCTGCTCGAAGATGCCGAGGTCCCAGGAACGGGTCGCCAGATGCCGCCAGCGGCAGACCGACAGGGTCGCGTACGCGGTGAAGAACAGGACCGCCAGGAGCTGGGGGTCGCGAGGGCGCCGGTCATGGCCGGGGACGGCCGTGACCGGCGGGGGTATGGGAGCGCTGTCGGTTCTTGGGGCGGTGGCGGTGTCGGCGGGGGTCGGGTTCGAGCTCATGCGGCTCCCGGTACGTGATCACGTGTCACGGGGTATACGCCGGGGACGTGGGAAGTGGTTGACGGTTGGGGGTGGGGTGTGGTGCGGGTCACTTCCAGTGGGGTGGGACGGAGTCGGCTGGGCCGGGTTGTTCGGCTGCGGGCCGGTGGGGGCTGGGCGCGCCCCGCGGCGGAGCCGCATATAGACACAGCCCCGCGCCCCCAAGACGGGGCTGCGCCCCGATTCCCTGCCCGGACCCGTCCACCTCTTGCGTCTCACAGGGAGCGCGGCGCCGTCGTAGGCTGGACAACCCCGGCCCGTCGAGACGTGTCGGGCGGTTCGCGTTGCCCTCTCTCCGGGATGGAAGCCCTTCATGAGCCTGCACGGTCTGCTCGACGCCGTCGTCAAGGACGCCGCCCTCGCGGAAGCGGTGAAGGCCGCCACCGACGGCAACCGGATGCACATCGACCTGGTCGGCCCGCCCGCCGCCCGCCCCTTCGCGGTGGCGGCCCTGGCCCGCGACGCCGGCCGCCCCGTACTGGCCGTGACGGCGACGGGACGCGAGGCCGAGGACCTGGCCGCGGCGCTCAGGTCCCTCCTCCCGGCCGACACGGTCGTGGAGTACCCGTCGTGGGAGACGCTCCCGCACGAGCGGCTCTCCCCCCGGTCGGACACCGTCGGCCGCCGTCTCGCCGTGCTGCGCCGCCTGGCGCACCCGCGCCCGGACGACCCCGAGACCGGCCCGGTGTCGGTCGTCGTCGCCCCGGTACGCTCGGTGCTTCAGCCGCAGGTCAAGGGCCTGGGAGACCTGGAGCCGGTCGCCCTGCGGACGGGGCAGAGCGCTGACCTCGGCGGGATCGTCGAGGCGCTCGCGGCAGCCGCGTACTCCCGGGTCGAGCTCGTCGAGAAGCGCGGCGAGTTCGCCGTGCGCGGCGGCATCCTGGACGTCTTCCCGCCCACCGAGGAGCACCCCCTCCGGGTGGAGTTCTGGGGCGACGACGTCGAGGAGATCCGTTACTTCAAGGTCGCCGACCAGCGTTCCCTCGAGGTCGCCGAGCACGGACTGTGGGCGCCGCCCTGCCGCGAGCTGCTCCTGACGGACGAGGTGCGCCGACGGGCGGCCCGGCTCGCCGAGGAACACCCCGAGCTGGGCGAACTGCTCGGCAAGATCGCCGAGGGCATCGCCGTGGAAGGAATGGAGTCGCTGGCTCCGGTCCTCGTCGACGACATGGAACTGCTGCTCGACGTCCTGCCCAAGGGCTCGATGGCCGTCGTCTGCGACCCGGAGCGGGTGCGGACGCGGGCCGCGGACCTGGTGGCGACCTCGCACGAGTTCCTGCAGGCGTCCTGGGCGGCGACGGCCGGGGGCGGCGAGGCCCCCATCGACGTCGGCGCGGCCTCCCTGTGGGCCATCGCGGACGTCCGCGACCGGGCGCGCGAGCTGGACATGATGTGGTGGTCGGTGTCGCCGTTCGCGGCCGACGAGGAACTGGACGCGGACACCCTCAAGCTCGGCATGCACGCCCCCGAGACCTACCGCGGCGACACGGC is a window of Streptomyces mirabilis DNA encoding:
- a CDS encoding ABC transporter ATP-binding protein, which gives rise to MTSAVTIPRHGGTGGRTAVAARARQVVKAYGSGETRVVALDQVDVDIARGQFTAIMGPSGSGKSTLMHCLAGLDTVTSGQIYLDETEITGLKDKKLTQLRRDRIGFIFQAFNLLPTLNAIENITLPMDIAGRKPNKGWLDQVVETVGLADRLKHRPSQLSGGQQQRVAVARALAARPEIIFGDEPTGNLDSRAGAEVLGFLRRSVDELGQTIVIVTHDPVAASYSDRVLYLADGRIVDEMYQPTADQVLDRMKDFDARGRTS
- a CDS encoding ABC transporter permease — its product is MTVLKTSMRNFFAHKGRMALSAVAVLLSVAFVCGTLVFTDTMNTTFDKLFAATSSDVTVSPKAAKTDSTPQNGRPDSLPASVLERTKKTEGVKYAEGAVSSMNVTVVNSANKNMGSSTGAPTIAGNWTRNDLRSMEITSGRAPRGPTETMVDADTADKHHLKLGDELRTIAVTGDFKARIVGIATFKVTNPGAAVVYFDTATAQRELLGATGRFTHINLSAATGVANDTLKQNVISSIGAGAYKVQTQKEYADENRSGVGSFMDVIKYAMLGFAGIAFLVGIFLIINTFSMLVAQRTREIGLMRAIGSSRKQVNRSVLVEATLLGVFGSILGVGAGVGLAVGLMKLMSAAGMDLSTRDLTVKATTPVIGLVLGVVVTVLAAYLPARRAGKVSPMAALRDAGTPADGKAGLVRGIIGLVLTGAGTFALFTAANADKASDGSLVLGAGVVLTLIGFVIIGPLLAGGVVRVISAVLLRFFGPVGRMAERNALRNPRRTGATGAALMIGLALVACLSVVGSSMVASATDELDKTVGTDFIIQGNQRIVPQAAKAIETTPGLEHVTHYRDIEAEIVAPDGSSDSDGVTAADPTYAQDLHRKTTAGELTAAYGKDSMSVGSKFATKHHVKLGDTLTVAFKGGSTAKLKVAAITDDNVAIDQGARYLSTETMRKYLPANRIPPDQIMFASAKNGQEKQAYAALKKSMEQYPQYQVRDQSDYKQELKDQIGQLLNMVYGLLALAIVVAVLGVINTLALSVVERTREIGLMRAIGMSRRQLRRMIRLESVVIALFGALLGLGLGMGWGATAQKLLALEGLKVLEIPWPTIIGVFIGSAFVGLFAALIPAFRAGRMNVLNAIATD
- a CDS encoding DUF2079 domain-containing protein, which gives rise to MSSNPTPADTATAPRTDSAPIPPPVTAVPGHDRRPRDPQLLAVLFFTAYATLSVCRWRHLATRSWDLGIFEQAVRAYAHLRAPVADLKGPGSNLLGDHFSPVTALIAPAYRLFPTPVTLLVAQAALLALSAVPVTRAAARLLGRSRGLALGLAYGLSWGIQRAVDFDFHEICFAVPLIAFALEAVLERRWRATLLWAFPLVLVKEDLGLTLAAIALVVAGRARKAAPRTALCALGGAALGVLAAVLTLMVVIPAFSTADTYPYWDKAGGDPLDGLGTKIRTLAWLLIPTTGLLALRSPLLLVALPTLGWRFLSSDPHYWGTDWHYSAVLMPVLSLALADALSRARWSPRPWLRSYALHLPTAVVAAALALTTSLPLSVLGESAAYRKPARVSAVERLLARVPDGASVEANVGPSSRLVARCRVFWTGGTGGVTPDFIALDDSDHSIQDVQAYAGRLHPRAAYDVVGAAYGYVLLERRT